AATTAATTCCAGCCGTTTCAAGTAAAGGCAGGGTTTCTTTTAAAATACGACCTTTACTCAATGCCAATGTTAAACCATGATCAAAATTGCCCATTACGTCAAAATTTGGATCATCGTTTCTCATATCGCTCATGAACTTACTCGCTTAATTTGGGCGCCTATACCTTGTAATTTCGCTTCGACATCTTCATAACCGCGGTCAATATGATAGATACGATCAATCAGCGTCTCACCATCAGCAGCAAGTGCAGCTAACACCAGTGAGAAAGAAGCACGTAAATCTGTCGCCATCACAGGTGCAGCAGAAAGTTTCTCTACACCGGTCACAACAGCATCATTACCTTCAACCTGAATATTGGCACCCATACGTGACAATTCAGGTACGTGCATAAAACGGTTTTCAAAAATCGTTTCAGAAATAGTAGCAAAACCACGACCAATGGCATTGACCGCCATAATCTGTGCTTGCATATCGGTTGGGAAGTCAGGATGTGGTAGCGTTTGGAAGCTGACTGCTTTCGGGCGCTTACCCATCATATCCAGTTCGATCCAATCATCACCACGGGTCACTTCCGCGCCCATTTCTTCAAACTTTTCCAAAACCGACTCCATCAACGTCGGATCAGTATGTGTGGTTTTTACACGACCGCCCGTAATAGCTGCAGCAGCTAAATACGAACCTGTTTCAATCCGGTCAGCAACCACAGCATATTCACAGCCATGTAGTTTTTCAACGCCTGTTACCACTAAGGTATCAGTGTCTAAACCTTCAATTTTTGCCCCCATCGCGATCAGCATTTTCGCAAGGTCTGTAATTTCAGGTTCACGTGCTGCATTACGAATCGTCGTCACGCCTTCTGCCAATGCTGCAGCCATTAAGATATTTTCGGTACCACCCACGGTCACCATATCAAAAACGACTTCACCACCTTTCAGACGGCCATCAACTTTAGCGTGTACATAACCCGCTTCAACTTCAATCTCTGCACCTAAAGCTTCTAAAGCTTTTAAGTGTTGATCGACTGGGCGTGAGCCGATCGCACATCCACCCGGCAAAGATACTTTTGCACTACCATAGCGCGCCACCAATGGGCCGAGCACTAAAATAGATGCACGCATGGTTTTCACCAGCTCATACGGTGCAAACTGATTGTCCAGTGTTGAGGTATCTGCTGTAACCGTGTCACCTTCGTAAGTCATGGTAATGCCTAGGCCACCAATCAACTGCACCAAAGTATTGACATCTTTTAAATGCGGCACGTTGGTGAGCTTGACTGGAGTTTCAGGCAAAATCATTGCTGCAAGCAACGGCAAGGCAGCATTTTTTGCACCCGAAATACGAACTTCGCCTTCGAGCTTAGTGCCACCTTGAATTAAAAATTTATCCATCTAATTTTAAGCTCCGAATAAGCTTGCTTTACGCCATTCTTCTTTAGTCATTGCACGAATAGTCACCGCATGTACTTCGCCACTTGCGATATAAGAATTTAATGGTGCATAAACAGCTTGCTGACGTGCAACAGGACGTTTGCCTTCGAATTGATCGTCGACAATACGTAAGTCAAACTTTCCGCCTTGCCCACTAACTGCAACTTCAGCTTCAGGAAAAGCAGCTTTTAAAATTTCAGTGAGCTGTTCACTATTCATCACAAAGACCTCTTATAGGACCAACGGTGTAAAAACCTGCCATTTTACTATAAATCTGAAAAATAAATCATAAACCCGCACACTTTATATATAAAAAAAGAGGTTTAAAAAAACCTCTTTTTGCATAAAAATCAAACTAAATGGCAATAGGTTGGTAAACCTGTTGCATTTTTCGGTGTTTATCGAGCTGTCTTTTTAGTTTTTCTGATAATTTTTTAATCGACGTATACATATCATCTGCTGAAGCCTGAGCAAAAAATTCAATGCCCGGCAAACGGATAATTGCTTCTGCAATATGATTGCTACTGCCTTTTTTAGTATGTTTATCGACCTGATGATCCTTGGTTAATTTCACCTGCATACTGTTCACTTGATCAATATGCTTGGTCATTTCTGCAAATTTGCAGCGAATGGTATCTTCAATAGCTGGGGTAATGCTCAAATGATGTCCACGAATTGTTATTTGCATATATCTATCCCTCACCTTCATTAGGATTAATGAGGAAAAGCCAAGACGATTTAATGACTGCAAAACAACCAGCGCGCATAGAAACATCAAATCATTTTAGCCATTCCTTAAAGAAAAAAGAGGTTCATTATCTTGTCATAATGAACCTCTAGAATAGTCAGATTTTAAATTTTAGATCAAGACTTTTCGTTCAGAAGATGACGGAATATGTAACGATTCACGATACTTTGCCACTGTCCGACGCGCCACATCAATGCCATCGTCTTTTAAGAGATTAGCAATTGCGTTATCTGACAAAGGCTTACGTGCATTCTCTTCAGCAATCAATTTTTTAATTTTGGCACGAATTGCAGTTGAAGATGCTTCACCACCTGAGGTCGTACCCACATGGCTTGAAAAGAAATATTTCAACTCGAACAAACCGCGGGGCGTCAGCATATATTTATTGGTGGTCACCCGAGAAACGGTCGACTCATGCAATTCTACTTCTTCTGCAATATCTCGAAGCACTAAAGGCTTCATCCCCTCAGCACCAATTTCTAAAAATGCGCGTTGATGTTCAATGATACACGTTGCCACTTTCAGTAAAGTTTTATGGCGTTCATCGACACTTTTAATAAAGTTTTTCGCATCCAACATTTGATTGCGTAAGTACTGGTTATCTTCACTTTGATCAGCACGTTTAATCATATTGGCATAAAACGAGTTCACACGAAGTTTCGGCATCACATCAGGATTTAAAGCCACTTGCCATTGTTCGTTTTTCTTCATGACTACAACATCGGGAATTTGATAATCCGAGTCTTTATCCTCAAACTCAAGCCCAGGATGTGCTTTTAGCGTTTTTAATAAATCAACCGCACATTTGAGCTGTTCTTGATTTAAACCCGTTTGTTTAATTAATTTCACTAGCTCATTGCTGATCAATAGTTCATAATTTTTCAGTAAATTCATGGCATCATTTCGACAAGCCGTGTGCATTGGCAAGGCTTCTAACTGCACCATTAAACACTCTGCAAGATTTCGTGCCCCAACGCCAAGTGGGTCTAAACGCTGAATATGTTTGAGCACCACAACCACTTCATCATCTTCAACTTCGTCTTCATAGTCCATGCTTGTTAAAAGATGTTGAACTGAAGTCGTTATTTCTGAAATCTCACAGTCTAAAAAGCCTTTATCGTCCAAAGAATCAATAATGCAATATGCAATCAACTGATCTACTTGCGAAAAATGCAATAGATTAATTTGCTCCAGCATATGCTCTTTTAAGCCCAAATGACCTTGGCGATTATCTTCTCGCTCTTCAAATTCTGCCGCCCCCAAACTGGTCGGTTGATGCGTATAAACATCATCCCAGTCGGTATCGACCGGTAAATCATCGGGTAAATGGTCTGCGTTGAGTTCGTTGGTCAAATCTTTCTTATCCTGTTCTTGCTCTTGCATACTGGATAAGCTTTCGATAGATGACTGTTCTTCTACTTTTTCTAAGAGCGGGTTGCTGTCGAGTTGAATTTGTATTTCTTGTTCAAGCTCAAGGCTCGATAACTGAAGCAATCGAATAGCTTGTTGTAATTGGGGGGTTAGCGACAAAGAGTTCGCAACTTTCAATCCAACCGATAACTTCATAAAACACTACTCACCAATACAACTATTTTTAAAGCACGCTTTACAAGCAATTTTTGTGCCGTTTTATTTTTTATAGCATAGAAAATTCAAAAAACCTACATTTTTTGAGCAGATTGTTTTTCATTTCCTATCCAGTTTCGAACTTTATGGATGACTTCATGTACAGCAGTGCTCTAAAGGATTCCTCCCGTCGCACATTTAGAAATTATACGAAACATTTAGTGAGTCACTTGCACTTACTTACAAGAGTCCGCTAAATCAAAACATCTGCATCATTCTGCTTTGTTAGGCTAAAGCATAGACATTTTTTAGGGGATTTACATGACTCAAAAAGTATTGTTCATAACCTCAAATACAGGCGTAGAGCATGATGAACTCATTCAGCCTCTCCATTTTTACAGTCCAAGGGCATAGAATGTATTCATGCTGCCATTGAAGCTTGCGATGTTCGAACTGTCAAAATAGATGCAGATTCAGCGGCAAGCTATCCTCCAGATGTCGATTTAGATCATGTTCATTATGACGACTACGATTTGCTGATTATTCCTGGCGGTGCAGTTAATGCTGGTCGATTACGCCATCATCCCAAAGCTCTCGAAATTATCCAAAGTTTTAGCAACCAAG
This DNA window, taken from Acinetobacter sp. WCHA55, encodes the following:
- the murA gene encoding UDP-N-acetylglucosamine 1-carboxyvinyltransferase; this encodes MDKFLIQGGTKLEGEVRISGAKNAALPLLAAMILPETPVKLTNVPHLKDVNTLVQLIGGLGITMTYEGDTVTADTSTLDNQFAPYELVKTMRASILVLGPLVARYGSAKVSLPGGCAIGSRPVDQHLKALEALGAEIEVEAGYVHAKVDGRLKGGEVVFDMVTVGGTENILMAAALAEGVTTIRNAAREPEITDLAKMLIAMGAKIEGLDTDTLVVTGVEKLHGCEYAVVADRIETGSYLAAAAITGGRVKTTHTDPTLMESVLEKFEEMGAEVTRGDDWIELDMMGKRPKAVSFQTLPHPDFPTDMQAQIMAVNAIGRGFATISETIFENRFMHVPELSRMGANIQVEGNDAVVTGVEKLSAAPVMATDLRASFSLVLAALAADGETLIDRIYHIDRGYEDVEAKLQGIGAQIKRVSS
- the ibaG gene encoding BolA family iron metabolism protein IbaG gives rise to the protein MNSEQLTEILKAAFPEAEVAVSGQGGKFDLRIVDDQFEGKRPVARQQAVYAPLNSYIASGEVHAVTIRAMTKEEWRKASLFGA
- the hpf gene encoding ribosome hibernation-promoting factor, HPF/YfiA family, with amino-acid sequence MQITIRGHHLSITPAIEDTIRCKFAEMTKHIDQVNSMQVKLTKDHQVDKHTKKGSSNHIAEAIIRLPGIEFFAQASADDMYTSIKKLSEKLKRQLDKHRKMQQVYQPIAI
- a CDS encoding RNA polymerase factor sigma-54 produces the protein MKLSVGLKVANSLSLTPQLQQAIRLLQLSSLELEQEIQIQLDSNPLLEKVEEQSSIESLSSMQEQEQDKKDLTNELNADHLPDDLPVDTDWDDVYTHQPTSLGAAEFEEREDNRQGHLGLKEHMLEQINLLHFSQVDQLIAYCIIDSLDDKGFLDCEISEITTSVQHLLTSMDYEDEVEDDEVVVVLKHIQRLDPLGVGARNLAECLMVQLEALPMHTACRNDAMNLLKNYELLISNELVKLIKQTGLNQEQLKCAVDLLKTLKAHPGLEFEDKDSDYQIPDVVVMKKNEQWQVALNPDVMPKLRVNSFYANMIKRADQSEDNQYLRNQMLDAKNFIKSVDERHKTLLKVATCIIEHQRAFLEIGAEGMKPLVLRDIAEEVELHESTVSRVTTNKYMLTPRGLFELKYFFSSHVGTTSGGEASSTAIRAKIKKLIAEENARKPLSDNAIANLLKDDGIDVARRTVAKYRESLHIPSSSERKVLI